From one Triticum urartu cultivar G1812 chromosome 3, Tu2.1, whole genome shotgun sequence genomic stretch:
- the LOC125545592 gene encoding beta-hexosaminidase 3-like — translation MLHFFRGVGYPSLWPSDSCREPLDVSNNFTFKVIDGILSDFSKVFKFKFVHLGGDEVNTSCWTATPHIKEWLNNNHMNVSDAYRYFVLRAQKIAISHGYEVINWEETFNNFGDKLDRKTVVHNWLGGDVAPKVVAAGLRCIVSNQDKWYLDHLDATWEGFYLNEPLKGINNTEQQRLVIGGEVCMWGEQIDASDIEQTIWPRAAAAAERLWSPLEQIAEDTRSATSRLSRFRCLLNQRGVAAAPLAGDGRTAPYEPGPCVRQ, via the exons ATGTTGCACTTTTTCAGGGGTGTTGGCTACCCATCATTGTGGCCATCAGATAGCTGCAGAGAACCGCTTGATGTCAGTAACAACTTTACCTTCAAAGTTATTGATGGTATTCTTTCAG ATTTTAGCAAGgttttcaaattcaaatttgtcCACTTAGGAGGTGATGAAGTCAATACAA GCTGCTGGACTGCAACACCACACATTAAGGAATG GTTGAATAATAACCACATGAATGTGTCGGATGCATACAGATATTTTGTGTTGAGAGCCCAAAAGATAGCAATATCACATGGATACGAAGTCATTAACTG GGAAGAAACGTTTAACAACTTCGGAGATAAGTTGGACCGTAAAACCGTGGTGCATAACTG GCTTGGGGGGGATGTAGCACCAAAAGTGGTTGCTGCAGGGCTGAGATGCATAGTAAGCAACCAGGATAAGTGGTACCTAGATCACTTGGATGCCACATGGGAAGGATTTTACCTGAATGAACCCCTGAAAGGAATCAACAACACAGAACAGCAACGGTTGGTTATTGGTGGTGAGGTTTGCATGTGGGGAGAGCAAATCGATGCATCGGATATTGAACAAACTATTTGGCCACGTGCTGCAGCAGCTGCAG AGAGACTGTGGAGTCCACTTGAGCAGATTGCTGAAGACACCAGGTCAGCCACATCAAGACTGTCACGCTTCAGGTGTTTGCTGAATCAGAGAGGGGTAGCTGCTGCACCATTAGCTGGCGATGGTCGTACAGCACCATATGAACCTGGTCCCTGTGTAAGGCAATAG